In Sporocytophaga myxococcoides, the DNA window TGGTCCGATACACCGGATAAAGCATATAAAAATTTAGTTTACCTTAATAATAAATATTTTCTTGATGGACGAGATCCGGTTTCTTATGCAAATATAGGCTGGATATTTGGATTACATGACAGACCATGGGGTGAAAGACCTATTTATGGAACAGTCAGAACCATGGTTGCTTCAGGATTAGAAAGAAAAACGAATCCCAAGGCTTACATTGAGAAAGTGAATATCTTAAAAGAAAAAGCATTAAAAAAAGAGGACTGATTTCTACCAGTCCTCTTCGTTTTTCTTTTGTCCTGTTATCATATAGGACTTTAAATTTTCTATCGTTTTGTTAACTTCAGCATTTACCTTATTTACAAAATCGCCTTTGCTCTGAGATCTCATTTTTGCATAAAACGCCTCGAGACTTTGAGCAGTTTTAGCTCCGTTTTTGCTGTCATAGATCATGAAATCAGTAATAGTATATTTATACTTTCCAGGTTTCTGAAAGATGCTGATGTTGTAGGTTAGTACGTAGTCTGTTTTGTATTTAAAGTCATACGTGATTAACACATTGAAAGTACCTTCTTTACTGATTTTTCCTGTTTCCTTATTGTCAAAATCAAGACTTGTACTGTTGTAAAATTTTCCCATCCATTCTTTGGATCTTTCGTAGATCAGGTCTTTTGATAAACTGTCTACATTAACTGTCTCCTGAAACGTGAATTTTTTTGTCTCTGGATCTGTAGGAAAAGATTGGGCAAAAGTAACTGCCGGAAATAACGCCAGTAGGAATAATAAAATTTTTGTCCTCATGCTTAATCGTTTTGGTTAAAGATTAATTCTTCTACAAAAGTATAAGAATTAGTGTAAGTTAAAAACGATCTTGGAAAAATGCAATACAGTATTTGAGGTAACGATGTAAAATTTATTGGAAAAGAGAGTTTAAATCCTTCTTTACTATTGGTAAATTTGTTGACACATTACAAAGAGCCCCTTTATAAATAATTATTTATGAAAACGAAAATAATTCTAAGCTCACTATTGACTCTTTCTTTGCTTCAATGTCAGAAAGTGCCGGTAACAGGAAGAAGACAGCTTGATTTTATACCTGCAACGGAAATGCAGTCAATGAGTTATACCAGTTATAAAGAGTTTTTAGGTACCAATCAATTGTCTTCTAATGCAGAAAAGACTGCTATGGTAAAAAGGGTTGGTGAAAATATTCAGAGAGCTGTGGAGCAGTATATGTCTCAGAACAATCTTAGTTCAAAGCTTA includes these proteins:
- a CDS encoding DUF4468 domain-containing protein, coding for MRTKILLFLLALFPAVTFAQSFPTDPETKKFTFQETVNVDSLSKDLIYERSKEWMGKFYNSTSLDFDNKETGKISKEGTFNVLITYDFKYKTDYVLTYNISIFQKPGKYKYTITDFMIYDSKNGAKTAQSLEAFYAKMRSQSKGDFVNKVNAEVNKTIENLKSYMITGQKKNEEDW